Proteins encoded together in one Onychomys torridus chromosome 1, mOncTor1.1, whole genome shotgun sequence window:
- the Septin1 gene encoding septin-1 isoform X2, with amino-acid sequence MVAGESGLGKSTLINSLFLTNLYEDRQVPDASARTTQTLTIERRGVEIEEGGVKVKLTLVDTPGFGDSVDCSDCWLPVVRFIEEQFEQYLRDESGLNRKNIQDSRVHCCLYFISPFGRGLRPLDVAFLRAVHEKVNIIPVIGKADALMPRETQVLKQKIRDQLKEEEINIYQFPECDSDEDEEFKKQNEEMKGSIPFAVVGSCEVVRDGGTRPVRGRRYSWGTVEVENPHHCDFLNLRRMLVQTHLQDLKEVTHDLLYEGYRARCLQSLARPGARDRASRSKLSRQSATEIPLPMLPLADTEKLIREKDEELRRMQEMLEKMQAQMQQSQTQGEQSDSL; translated from the exons ATGGTGGCAG GGGAGTCAGGCCTCGGGAAATCCACCCTCATCAACAGCTTGTTCCTCACCAACCTCTATGAGGATCGGCAGGTGCCAGATGCCAGTG CACGCACCACACAAACCCTGACCATTGAGCGCCGAGGTGTGGAGATCGAGGAAGGAGGTGTCAAGGTGAAGCTGACCTTGGTGGACACGCCTGGCTTTGGGGACTCTGTGGACTGCTCAGACTG CTGGCTGCCAGTGGTCCGATTCATTGAGGAGCAGTTTGAACAGTACCTCAGAGACGAGAGCGGTCTCAACAGGAAGAACATCCAGGACTCCAGAGTGCACTGCTGTCTCTACTTCATCTCACCCTTCGGCAGAGG GCTCCGGCCCCTGGATGTGGCTTTCCTCCGGGCAGTGCATGAAAAGGTCAATATTATCCCCGTCATTGGCAAAGCAGATGCCCTGATGCCTCgggaaactcaggtcctcaagcagAAG ATCCGGGACCAGTTGAAGGAGGAGGAGATCAACATCTACCAGTTCCCAGAATGTGACTCTGATGAGGATGAAGAATTCAAGAAGCAGAATGAAGAGATGAAG GGAAGCATCCCTTTCGCCGTCGTTGGTTCCTGTGAAGTGGTGAGGGATGGCGGAACCCGGCCAGTGAGGGGACGCCGCTACTCCTGGGGTACCGTGGAGG TGGAGAACCCACATCACTGCGATTTCCTAAACCTGAGGCGGATGCTGGTACAGACTCATCTTCAGGACTTGAAGGAAGTGACCCACGATCTGCTCTACGAGGGCTATCGGGCTCGCTGCCTGCAGAGTCTGGCTCGACCTGGGGCTCGGGACCGAGCCAGCCGCAG CAAGCTTTCCCGGCAGAGTGCCACAGAGATCCCGCTGCCCATGCTGCCTCTGGCTGACACTGAGAAGTTGATTCGCGAGAAAGACGAAGAG CTGCGCCGCATGCAAGAAATGCTGGAGAAGATGCAAGCTCAGATGCAGCAGAGCCAGACTCAGGGCGAGCAGTCAGACTCACTCTGA
- the Septin1 gene encoding septin-1 isoform X1 codes for MDKEYVGFAALPNQLHRKSVKKGFDFTLMVAGESGLGKSTLINSLFLTNLYEDRQVPDASARTTQTLTIERRGVEIEEGGVKVKLTLVDTPGFGDSVDCSDCWLPVVRFIEEQFEQYLRDESGLNRKNIQDSRVHCCLYFISPFGRGLRPLDVAFLRAVHEKVNIIPVIGKADALMPRETQVLKQKIRDQLKEEEINIYQFPECDSDEDEEFKKQNEEMKGSIPFAVVGSCEVVRDGGTRPVRGRRYSWGTVEVENPHHCDFLNLRRMLVQTHLQDLKEVTHDLLYEGYRARCLQSLARPGARDRASRSKLSRQSATEIPLPMLPLADTEKLIREKDEELRRMQEMLEKMQAQMQQSQTQGEQSDSL; via the exons ATG GACAAGGAGTACGTGGGCTTTGCAGCCCTTCCCAACCAGTTACACCGCAAGTCTGTCAAGAAGGGATTTGACTTCACACTCATGGTGGCAG GGGAGTCAGGCCTCGGGAAATCCACCCTCATCAACAGCTTGTTCCTCACCAACCTCTATGAGGATCGGCAGGTGCCAGATGCCAGTG CACGCACCACACAAACCCTGACCATTGAGCGCCGAGGTGTGGAGATCGAGGAAGGAGGTGTCAAGGTGAAGCTGACCTTGGTGGACACGCCTGGCTTTGGGGACTCTGTGGACTGCTCAGACTG CTGGCTGCCAGTGGTCCGATTCATTGAGGAGCAGTTTGAACAGTACCTCAGAGACGAGAGCGGTCTCAACAGGAAGAACATCCAGGACTCCAGAGTGCACTGCTGTCTCTACTTCATCTCACCCTTCGGCAGAGG GCTCCGGCCCCTGGATGTGGCTTTCCTCCGGGCAGTGCATGAAAAGGTCAATATTATCCCCGTCATTGGCAAAGCAGATGCCCTGATGCCTCgggaaactcaggtcctcaagcagAAG ATCCGGGACCAGTTGAAGGAGGAGGAGATCAACATCTACCAGTTCCCAGAATGTGACTCTGATGAGGATGAAGAATTCAAGAAGCAGAATGAAGAGATGAAG GGAAGCATCCCTTTCGCCGTCGTTGGTTCCTGTGAAGTGGTGAGGGATGGCGGAACCCGGCCAGTGAGGGGACGCCGCTACTCCTGGGGTACCGTGGAGG TGGAGAACCCACATCACTGCGATTTCCTAAACCTGAGGCGGATGCTGGTACAGACTCATCTTCAGGACTTGAAGGAAGTGACCCACGATCTGCTCTACGAGGGCTATCGGGCTCGCTGCCTGCAGAGTCTGGCTCGACCTGGGGCTCGGGACCGAGCCAGCCGCAG CAAGCTTTCCCGGCAGAGTGCCACAGAGATCCCGCTGCCCATGCTGCCTCTGGCTGACACTGAGAAGTTGATTCGCGAGAAAGACGAAGAG CTGCGCCGCATGCAAGAAATGCTGGAGAAGATGCAAGCTCAGATGCAGCAGAGCCAGACTCAGGGCGAGCAGTCAGACTCACTCTGA
- the Mylpf gene encoding myosin regulatory light chain 2, skeletal muscle isoform has protein sequence MAPKKAKRRAAAEGGSSNVFSMFDQTQIQEFKEAFTVIDQNRDGIIDKEDLRDTFAAMGRLNVKNEELDAMMKEASGPINFTVFLTMFGEKLKGADPEDVITGAFKVLDPEGKGTIKKQFLEELLTTQCDRFSQEEIKNMWAAFPPDVGGNVDYKNICYVITHGDAKDQE, from the exons ATG GCACCCAAGAAGGCCAAGAGAAGGGCAGCAGCAGAAGGAGGGAGCTCCAATGTCTTCTCCATGTTTGACCAGACTCAGATCCAGGAGTtcaaggag GCTTTTACGGTAATCGACCAGAACCGGGATGGCATTATTGACAAGGAGGATCTCCGGGACACCTTCGCAGCCATGG GCCGTCTCAATGTGAAGAATGAGGAACTCGATGCCATGATGAAGGAAGCCAGTGGACCCATCAACTTCACTGTCTTCCTGACCATGTTTGGGGAAAAGCTTAAGG GTGCGGACCCTGAGGATGTGATCACTGGAGCCTTCAAGGTCCTGGACCCAGAGGGGAAGGGCACCATCAAGAAGCAGTT CCTGGAGGAGCTGCTTACCACACAGTGTGACAGATTTTCCCAGGAGGAG ATCAAGAACATGTGGGCAGCCTTCCCTCCAGATGTGGGCGGCAACGTAGACTACAAGAACATCTGCTATGTCATCACACACGGTGACGCTAAGGACCAGGAATAG